Proteins encoded together in one Mycobacterium sp. MS1601 window:
- a CDS encoding enoyl-CoA hydratase/isomerase family protein codes for MTEVSLSEVPGANWVDRDGVLVLTMDRPPANALNRGLIVGLCRFFTELAAHDAPAPVVLTGAGARFFTAGGDIKELEGTGTAEIEGRMRDFHALLVALDRFPRPLIAAVNGHCVGGGLELALFADTVLATPHATFGFPEINHGLLPADKGLQRAVRLLGAPAVRSMVLSGDLFSAEKAVGIGLVERLENPTSLLESAIETARSAGAKAPVLYRALKRSVNDSDSGRDERSLATTISAAQDYFEDPVAAALRAGWKRERVSGGH; via the coding sequence ATGACCGAGGTGTCTCTGTCGGAGGTCCCCGGGGCGAATTGGGTCGACCGGGACGGCGTCCTCGTCCTCACGATGGACCGGCCGCCGGCGAATGCACTCAACCGCGGCCTGATCGTCGGTCTGTGCAGGTTCTTCACCGAACTGGCAGCCCATGATGCTCCTGCACCGGTGGTTCTCACCGGTGCAGGAGCCCGCTTCTTCACCGCCGGTGGCGACATCAAGGAGCTCGAGGGCACGGGCACCGCCGAGATCGAGGGACGGATGCGTGACTTCCACGCACTGCTGGTGGCTCTGGATCGTTTCCCCCGGCCGTTGATCGCCGCGGTGAACGGGCACTGTGTCGGTGGCGGACTCGAACTGGCGCTGTTCGCCGACACGGTCTTGGCGACCCCGCACGCCACATTCGGATTCCCGGAGATCAACCACGGTCTGCTGCCCGCGGACAAGGGACTACAACGTGCGGTGCGCCTGCTCGGCGCACCCGCCGTGCGATCCATGGTGTTGTCCGGCGACCTCTTCTCCGCCGAGAAAGCCGTCGGCATCGGGTTGGTGGAACGACTCGAGAACCCCACCTCCTTGCTCGAGTCCGCCATCGAGACCGCCCGATCCGCAGGCGCCAAGGCGCCCGTGCTCTACCGGGCACTGAAACGAAGCGTCAACGATTCCGACAGCGGCCGAGACGAGCGGTCACTGGCCACCACCATCAGCGCCGCGCAGGACTACTTCGAAGATCCCGTCGCCGCCGCGCTGCGGGCCGGCTGGAAACGGGAAAGGGTCTCGGGTGGCCACTGA
- a CDS encoding MmgE/PrpD family protein — protein sequence MTTTSDRSVRARTDAADVTQLDLGWRIAEVAADPVAVPAETQAMVINRLIDNAAVSAVSVGRRLVGVARAQARAHRNTPGAAIFGIDGTFSPEWAAFANGVAAHDLEFHDAFLAGHHAHPSGTIPALVAVAQHTGLRGTDVIRGIATAYEVHISLARGLSQRHSTFDHDAHLGVSVAAGLGTLLRLPAPTIRAAIGHAAHLTALPGRSRSGWHRHTPAHTGKLAIEAVDRAMRGGSSTLSADDAQDELDSTLWPAEHVSLPAMGEPKRAILDSYPRQHSAGYLGQAPIDLALRMRDRISRLGDIESIVLRIGHHAHLVVGTGSADPHKFEPDVSRNALSQSVVYLFAVALQDGVWHHERSYAAERAQRPDTVELWQKIATADLPSTDSVKTPFGVRAEVTMASGEVIVDELAVADAHPAGVHPFERKDYVAKFTELAEGVIDRREQQRFLDVVTCLNDLKRGSLGMLNPLVDSRILDEAPTTYGVFR from the coding sequence ATGACCACCACAAGTGACCGGAGCGTGCGCGCTCGCACCGACGCCGCCGACGTGACCCAGCTCGACCTGGGCTGGAGGATCGCCGAAGTGGCCGCCGACCCCGTCGCGGTTCCGGCCGAAACCCAGGCCATGGTGATCAACCGCCTCATCGACAACGCCGCGGTGTCGGCCGTCTCCGTGGGCCGGCGCCTTGTGGGGGTCGCGCGCGCTCAGGCCCGCGCACACCGGAACACCCCGGGGGCAGCGATTTTCGGCATCGACGGAACCTTCTCGCCCGAGTGGGCGGCCTTCGCCAACGGTGTGGCCGCTCACGATCTCGAGTTTCACGACGCCTTCCTGGCCGGCCACCACGCACATCCCAGTGGCACCATCCCCGCCCTTGTGGCCGTGGCCCAGCACACCGGACTTCGTGGCACGGATGTGATTCGCGGTATCGCCACCGCGTACGAAGTGCACATCAGCCTGGCCAGGGGATTGTCACAGCGTCACAGCACTTTCGATCACGACGCACACCTGGGTGTCTCCGTGGCTGCAGGTCTGGGCACCCTGCTGCGGTTACCCGCGCCGACAATCCGTGCCGCCATCGGCCACGCCGCGCATCTGACTGCGCTGCCCGGCCGATCCCGGTCCGGCTGGCACCGTCACACACCCGCCCACACCGGCAAACTGGCGATCGAAGCCGTCGACCGCGCGATGCGTGGTGGCTCGTCAACCCTGTCTGCAGACGATGCCCAAGACGAGCTCGACTCCACATTGTGGCCTGCGGAGCACGTGTCCCTGCCGGCGATGGGAGAACCCAAGCGGGCCATCTTGGATAGTTACCCGCGCCAGCATTCCGCCGGCTACCTCGGGCAGGCTCCGATCGATCTGGCTCTTCGGATGCGGGATCGGATCAGCCGCCTCGGCGACATCGAGTCCATTGTGCTGCGCATCGGTCATCACGCTCATCTCGTGGTCGGCACCGGCTCGGCTGATCCACACAAGTTCGAGCCCGATGTATCACGAAATGCGTTGAGCCAATCGGTGGTGTACTTGTTCGCCGTCGCGCTGCAGGACGGCGTCTGGCATCACGAGCGGTCGTACGCGGCAGAGCGTGCCCAGCGCCCCGACACCGTCGAGCTGTGGCAAAAGATCGCCACGGCCGACCTGCCGTCGACCGATTCCGTGAAAACGCCCTTCGGCGTCCGGGCCGAAGTCACCATGGCCAGTGGCGAGGTGATCGTTGATGAGCTCGCAGTAGCGGATGCACACCCGGCGGGTGTGCATCCATTCGAACGCAAGGACTACGTGGCGAAGTTCACCGAACTCGCCGAGGGGGTCATCGACAGGCGCGAGCAGCAGCGTTTTCTGGACGTCGTGACATGCCTGAACGATCTCAAGCGAGGTTCACTGGGAATGCTGAACCCACTGGTGGACAGTCGAATCCTGGACGAAGCTCCCACCACCTACGGTGTTTTCCGGTAG
- a CDS encoding LLM class flavin-dependent oxidoreductase: MRFIFMSEGETAPGASYEHRYRELIDEVLLAEEVGFDAFGTSEQHLAIGTATTSAPEVLYPYLMALTSRIRFVHLVTLLPTRINHAIRVAERLATEDLLSHGRVELGVGRGNTTLSLRAFEVSPAENKSQQLEGIEVIRRALHNEVFSFVGEHYKIPPRSLVPRSIQTPYPPIHMATGSPESVRAAAELGVGAIVGGFYLGFDFVENMIRIYDEALASATHTYPLQAERLVAIGGGMHCAETREEARSWARGLKETVGLSTDAYERLSKLSSDYQYMGAVKHLDFSDEQYMFEESSGFIVGDPDDCIAQVQRFADLGVDSLVMRIDGLPHKELMKSIELFGKYVIPKFKNPRGIARTPRPSWPTSAPRAPPITPNERHSRRT; this comes from the coding sequence ATGCGATTCATATTCATGAGTGAGGGCGAGACAGCGCCTGGGGCTTCGTACGAGCACCGTTACCGCGAATTGATCGACGAAGTACTGCTGGCAGAGGAGGTGGGCTTCGACGCATTCGGCACCTCCGAACAGCACCTGGCCATCGGCACCGCCACCACCTCGGCACCCGAGGTTCTGTATCCGTATCTGATGGCGCTGACCAGCCGGATCCGGTTCGTGCACCTGGTGACCCTGCTTCCCACGCGGATCAACCACGCCATTCGTGTCGCCGAGCGGCTCGCCACCGAGGACCTGCTGTCTCATGGTCGTGTCGAGCTGGGAGTGGGGCGCGGAAACACAACGCTCTCCCTGCGCGCGTTCGAGGTCTCGCCCGCCGAGAACAAGTCGCAGCAGCTCGAAGGCATCGAAGTGATCCGCCGAGCGCTGCACAACGAGGTGTTTTCCTTCGTCGGCGAACACTACAAGATCCCGCCCCGCAGCCTTGTGCCCAGAAGCATCCAGACGCCCTATCCACCCATCCACATGGCGACGGGCAGTCCCGAATCCGTCAGGGCTGCAGCCGAACTCGGCGTCGGTGCGATCGTGGGTGGCTTCTACTTGGGCTTCGATTTCGTCGAGAACATGATCCGTATCTACGACGAGGCGCTGGCTTCGGCGACGCACACCTATCCACTCCAAGCCGAACGTCTGGTGGCGATCGGCGGAGGCATGCACTGCGCAGAAACCCGAGAGGAAGCCCGCAGCTGGGCGCGCGGCCTCAAAGAGACGGTCGGGTTGTCCACCGACGCCTACGAGCGACTGTCGAAGCTGTCCAGCGATTACCAGTACATGGGCGCGGTGAAGCATCTCGACTTCAGCGACGAGCAGTACATGTTCGAGGAGTCGTCCGGGTTCATCGTCGGCGACCCGGATGACTGCATCGCCCAGGTTCAGCGATTCGCCGATCTCGGCGTCGACTCCCTGGTGATGCGAATCGACGGTCTGCCGCACAAGGAGCTGATGAAGTCGATCGAACTCTTCGGCAAGTACGTGATCCCCAAGTTCAAGAACCCGCGCGGCATAGCGCGTACCCCGAGGCCATCCTGGCCGACATCCGCGCCGCGCGCCCCGCCCATTACGCCGAACGAGAGGCATTCGAGGAGAACATGA
- a CDS encoding flavin reductase family protein, with amino-acid sequence MNTLNRISSGDLSHDMSRLRRLYGRYPTGVAAICALRDGQPVGIVATSFTPVSMEPALVSICVQHTSTTWPQLSRGGHVGISVLAEGHAELSRQLAAKTGDRFAGLTWFASESSGVFLADAAAWLDCRISSSITAGDHEVVLLEVISAADDATVSPLIFHDSRFRTMLADDHHK; translated from the coding sequence ATGAACACCCTCAACCGGATCAGTTCCGGTGACCTCAGCCACGACATGTCACGACTGCGCAGGCTCTACGGTCGCTACCCGACAGGCGTGGCCGCGATCTGTGCGCTGCGCGACGGACAACCAGTGGGCATCGTCGCCACGTCATTCACCCCTGTCTCGATGGAACCAGCCCTGGTGTCGATCTGCGTGCAACACACCTCGACAACATGGCCGCAACTGTCCCGAGGGGGTCATGTCGGAATCTCCGTGCTCGCCGAAGGACATGCCGAGTTGTCGCGACAGCTGGCGGCAAAGACCGGTGATCGTTTCGCCGGGCTCACCTGGTTTGCCAGCGAGTCCTCGGGAGTGTTCCTCGCGGATGCGGCGGCCTGGCTCGACTGCCGGATCAGCTCATCGATCACAGCAGGTGATCACGAGGTAGTGCTACTGGAAGTGATCAGCGCTGCCGATGACGCCACTGTCTCGCCACTGATCTTCCACGACAGCCGATTCCGAACCATGCTCGCTGATGACCACCACAAGTGA
- a CDS encoding creatininase family protein: MSEAGTAGASAGEVRIERMTSDEVAAAVAGGSRTAILPLGAVEQHGPHLPLSMDADHADALAVRIAHALGDALVLPTIRVGYSPHHLGFAGTLSLRPSTLEALCEDYGAHLVDSGFDTLVLFSGHIGNYSVMREFEDRLSTILAPLSVIVFPSSEAILDAWRDAAGASGLRDHVGGHADIAETSVMLVLHPDRVRPDRLASGLSVDTDDAFLARVFDEGLKALSPNGILGDPHGANTAIGTTCLELVTDLIVDYVRSRHP, encoded by the coding sequence GTGAGTGAGGCAGGTACGGCGGGCGCCTCAGCCGGTGAGGTCCGGATCGAGCGGATGACCAGCGACGAGGTGGCGGCGGCCGTCGCCGGTGGTTCCCGCACCGCGATCCTGCCGCTGGGCGCCGTCGAACAACACGGCCCCCATCTGCCCCTGTCGATGGACGCCGATCATGCCGACGCACTGGCCGTCCGCATCGCCCACGCACTCGGGGATGCTCTGGTTCTACCGACGATCCGAGTCGGATACTCCCCTCACCATCTCGGCTTCGCGGGCACACTGTCATTACGACCCTCGACCCTGGAAGCACTGTGCGAGGACTACGGTGCCCACCTGGTGGATTCGGGCTTCGACACACTCGTCCTGTTCTCCGGTCACATCGGCAACTACTCCGTGATGCGTGAGTTCGAGGACCGCCTGAGCACCATATTGGCACCGCTGTCGGTGATCGTCTTTCCCAGTAGTGAAGCGATCCTCGACGCGTGGCGCGACGCCGCAGGGGCGTCTGGACTGCGCGACCACGTCGGTGGCCACGCGGACATTGCAGAGACGTCGGTCATGCTCGTGCTGCATCCCGACCGGGTGCGGCCGGACCGGCTGGCCTCCGGGCTCTCCGTCGACACCGACGATGCATTCCTGGCGCGCGTGTTCGACGAAGGTCTCAAAGCACTGTCCCCCAACGGAATTCTCGGCGACCCTCATGGAGCCAATACCGCGATCGGCACTACCTGCCTCGAGTTGGTCACCGATCTGATCGTCGATTACGTCCGGAGCCGACACCCATAG
- a CDS encoding enoyl-CoA hydratase-related protein has product MSARNGDDVFARYPREFLIERKPNGVLLITLNRPEHLNALTMPMFEQMGDLLIDADRDPQTRVVVVTGAGRGFCTGMDVAQPDPSLEDAIVLMETERRRIMATLSMDKPLISAINGPAVGWGLSLGLLADISIAAEDAVLMDGHTRVGVVAGDHSSLIWPLLVGMAKAKYYQLTSARLTGIEAERIGLVSLVEPREKVLERALSIADDLAMGSQRAIQWTKRSLNTGWLTNNLPQQELSAALETLNFAGADYLEARQAFREKRPTRFPSAHGHLSAPAPEPAGQP; this is encoded by the coding sequence GTGAGCGCCCGCAACGGCGACGACGTCTTCGCGCGGTATCCCCGGGAGTTCCTGATCGAACGCAAACCCAACGGGGTCCTGCTGATCACCCTCAACCGGCCCGAGCACCTCAACGCACTCACCATGCCGATGTTCGAGCAGATGGGCGACCTGCTGATCGACGCCGACCGCGACCCGCAGACCCGCGTCGTGGTGGTCACCGGCGCCGGCCGCGGTTTCTGCACGGGTATGGATGTCGCTCAACCCGATCCGTCACTCGAGGACGCCATTGTCCTCATGGAGACCGAACGCCGGCGCATCATGGCCACGCTGAGCATGGACAAACCACTGATCTCGGCGATCAACGGCCCCGCAGTCGGGTGGGGTCTGTCACTGGGCCTGCTGGCCGACATCAGCATCGCCGCCGAGGACGCGGTGCTCATGGACGGGCACACCCGCGTCGGTGTGGTTGCCGGCGACCACTCGTCGTTGATCTGGCCGCTGCTGGTCGGCATGGCCAAAGCCAAGTACTACCAGCTCACCTCGGCTCGGTTGACCGGGATCGAAGCCGAACGCATCGGGCTGGTGAGCCTCGTGGAGCCCAGGGAGAAGGTGCTCGAGCGCGCGTTGTCGATCGCCGACGATCTGGCGATGGGCTCGCAGCGGGCGATCCAGTGGACCAAACGGTCGCTGAACACCGGGTGGCTCACCAACAATCTTCCCCAGCAGGAACTCTCGGCCGCGCTGGAGACGCTGAATTTCGCCGGCGCAGACTATCTCGAGGCGCGCCAGGCGTTCCGGGAGAAGCGCCCGACCCGCTTCCCGTCGGCTCACGGCCACCTTTCGGCGCCGGCCCCGGAACCCGCCGGCCAACCATGA